In one Lolium rigidum isolate FL_2022 chromosome 3, APGP_CSIRO_Lrig_0.1, whole genome shotgun sequence genomic region, the following are encoded:
- the LOC124697236 gene encoding mitogen-activated protein kinase kinase 9-like produces the protein MDESFRNMLLAPAADSSVLTVHLIAEILSRVLSQVPYSSLCRFKCVSKSWLALCSDPVPPRAAGQRPNPMFAPVPAPTPKKASTPTALSSQFRLSDFDKLAVLGRGSGGTVYKVRHRETCALYALKVQHYGDPAAAAEAEILSRTASPFVVRCHSVLPAAASGDVAMLLELVDGGSLDSIKSRQGAFPEAALAEVAAQALSGLAYLHARRIVHLDIKPANVLASTAGEVKIADLGIAKVLSRAGDQCTSYVGTTAYMSPERFDPEAHGGHYDPYAADVWSLGVTILELFMGRYPLLPAGQKPSWAALMCAVCFGEAPALSDGVASPELQGFVAACLHKDYRKRASVADLLAHPFVALRDVSVSKCALQKLVADVSSECRST, from the exons ATGGATGAGAGTTTCAGGAATATGCTGCTGGCGCCAGCGGCGGATTCCAGCGTCCTCACCGTGCACCTCATCGCCGAAATCCTCTCCCGGGTGCTCTCCCAGGTGCCCTACAGCTCGCTCTGCCGCTTCAAATGCGTGTCCAAATCATGGCTCGCCCTCTGCTCCGACCctg TCCCGCCCCGCGCCGCTGGCCAGCGTCCCAACCCAATGTTCGCGCCGGTGCCGGCGCCGACGCCGAAGAAGGCATCGACACCAACAGCTCTGTCCAGCCAATTCCGCCTCTCCGATTTTGATAAGCTCGCCGTGCTGGGCCGAGGGAGCGGCGGCACCGTGTACAAGGTTCGGCATCGCGAGACCTGCGCGCTCTACGCACTCAAGGTCCAGCACTACGGAGACCCGGCCGCGGCCGCCGAGGCGGAGATCCTCAGCCGCACTGCCTCGCCGTTCGTCGTCCGGTGCCACTCTGTTCTCCCCGCTGCCGCCTCCGGCGACGTCGCGATGCTCCTGGAGCTAGTGGACGGTGGATCGCTCGACTCCATCAAGAGCCGCCAGGGCGCGTTCCCGGAGGCCGCGCTCGCGGAGGTAGCAGCTCAGGCTCTGTCGGGCTTGGCATATCTCCACGCTCGCCGCATCGTGCACCTCGACATCAAgccggcgaacgtcctcgcgAGCACCGCAGGAGAAGTTAAGATCGCCGACTTGGGCATCGCCAAGGTGCTCTCTCGCGCCGGCGACCAGTGCACGTCGTATGTGGGCACCACCGCGTACATGAGTCCCGAGCGCTTCGACCCTGAGGCGCACGGCGGGCACTACGacccgtacgccgccgacgtctgGAGCCTGGGGGTCACCATCCTTGAGCTCTTCATGGGCCGGTACCCGCTCCTCCCTGCTGGGCAGAAGCCGAGCTGGGCGGCACTCATGTGCGCTGTCTGCTTCGGTGAGGCGCCCGCGCTGTCCGACGGCGTAGCGTCGCCGGAGCTTCAGGGTTTTGTCGCCGCGTGCCTGCATAAAGACTACCGCAAGAGGGCGTCCGTGGCGGATCTGCTTGCCCACCCGTTTGTTGCCCTGAGGGATGTCTCAGTGTCGAAATGTGCGCTCCAGAAGCTGGTCGCCGACGTATCATCGGAGTGCCGAAGTACGTGA